One genomic window of Salvia miltiorrhiza cultivar Shanhuang (shh) chromosome 4, IMPLAD_Smil_shh, whole genome shotgun sequence includes the following:
- the LOC131022942 gene encoding leucine-rich repeat extensin-like protein 4: MTFGPSLYRVSCFKNEEDSETKVNADHNANDNENEEEADSDNDMNENATNYGSHGDANAAADGIGVGGGGSVWIGGGFNPPTSSSSAASVQRRLRRPPGLESRHFRRRLCSFKGVFCSDSVDFMGNSAGQVVAAIDLNHTILQGTLVNLNSNRFSGSVPPSFRDLASLTEFDLSKSHLSRSQSRSHLSRSQIQQFSCPFPEDLFEKKLDAIFLNNNLFSGELL, from the exons ATGACCTTTGGTCCTTCTCTATATCGAGTATCCTGCTTTAAGAATGAGGAAGACTCCGAGACTAAAGTCAATGCAGATCACAATGCAAATGATAATGAGAATGAAGAAGAAGCTGACTCTGATAATGATATGAACGAAAATGCTACAAACTATGGATCTCATGGTGATGCTAATGCTGCTGCCGACGG CATTGgagtcggcggcggcggaagtGTGTGGATTGGGGGCGGATTCAACCCTCCgacctcctcctcctccgcggCCTCAGTTCAGCGTCGCCTTCGCCGCCCTCCAGGCCTGGAAAGCCGCCATTTCAGACGACGACTCTGCTCCTTCAAAGGCGTCTTCTGCTCCGATTCCGTCGATTTCATGGGCAATTCCGCCGGCCAAGTGGTGGCGGCGATCGATCTGAACCACACCATTTTGCAAGGCACGCTGGTCAACCTCAACAGCAACCGCTTCAGCGGCAGCGTACCGCCGTCGTTCAGAGACCTCGCCTCGCTCACCGAATTTGACCTCAGCAAATCTCATCTTTCTAGATCTCAGTCCAGATCTCATCTTTCTAGATCTCAGATTCAACAGTTCTCCTGTCCGTTTCCGGAAGACCTATTCGAGAAGAAACTCGATGCCATCTTCCTCAACAACAACCTCTTCTCCGGCGAGCTGCTGTAG
- the LOC131022941 gene encoding protein FAR-RED IMPAIRED RESPONSE 1-like yields the protein MTGPRPGMIFESEHDLLDSYKAYAKAKGFGVATRSRRGDKYLQYTCERGQQSESKKYSKRMDCPARINAINKGDGIWMIGKVFNEHNHELEPEMSEFMPAHRHLSNELKRQLEAHDRARMRLSKSIRMMEIFAGGPSNLGATVKDCRNYVEERRRLRLGAGDAVSIQKLFKSCQKNDKDFFYLMDVDDDSRLRNVLWIHPRSRAAYEDFHDVVSFDTTYLVNQYKMPFGSIVGVNHHNHSILLGCCLLTDETTDSFKWFFRNWLEAMKGVKPIAILTDQDESIRIALKEIMPESIHRFCIWHIVKKTSEKFKGVSDITAAKFDFNAMLYDSVSISEFESRWEAFKIKHGL from the coding sequence ATGACTGGTCCAAGGCCTGGAATGATATTTGAAAGCGAACATGATCTATTGGATTCCTACAAAGCTTATGCTAAGGCTAAGGGTTTTGGCGTTGCAACTAGATCGAGAAGAGGCGATAAATATCTACAATACACGTGTGAAAGGGGACAACAATCGGAGAGTAAAAAATATAGTAAGAGGATGGACTGTCCCGCTCGTATAAATGCAATAAACAAGGGTGATGGTATTTGGATGATTGGAAAAGTATTCAACGAGCACAATCATGAACTTGAGCCAGAAATGTCCGAGTTCATGCCAGCTCACAGGCACTTGTCCAACGAACTGAAGAGACAGTTAGAAGCACATGATCGTGCCAGGATGCGACTATCTAAGAGTATAAGGATGATGGAAATATTTGCTGGGGGACCATCTAATTTGGGAGCAACGGTGAAAGATTGTAGGAATTATGTTGAAGAGAGGAGAAGGTTACGACTAGGCGCAGGAGACGCCGTTTCCATTCAGAAGTTGTTCAAGTCGTGTCAAAAGAATGATAAGGATTTCTTTTATTTGATGGATGTCGACGATGACTCTAGACTTCGCAATGTATTGTGGATACATCCTCGTAGTAGAGCTGCATATGAGGATTTTCACGACGTCGTGAGCTTTGATACGACATACCTTGTGAATCAATATAAAATGCCATTCGGAAGTAttgttggcgtaaatcatcaCAATCACTCAATCCTGCTCGGATGTTGTCTCTTGACAGACGAAACAACAGATTCATTCAAGTGGTTTTTCAGAAATTGGCTTGAGGCAATGAAAGGGGTTAAGCCTATTGCAATTTTGACTGATCAAGATGAAAGTATCAGAATTGCTTTGAAGGAAATCATGCCTGAAAGCATCCACCGCTTTTGTATATGGCATATAGTGAAAAAGACAAGTGAAAAGTTCAAAGGAGTTTCTGATATTACAGCAGCGAAATTTGATTTCAATGCAATGTTATATGATAGTGTGAGCATTTCTGAATTTGAATCGAGGTGGGAAGCCTTTAAGATCAAGCACGGTTTATAG